The following coding sequences are from one Gossypium raimondii isolate GPD5lz chromosome 4, ASM2569854v1, whole genome shotgun sequence window:
- the LOC105779903 gene encoding DExH-box ATP-dependent RNA helicase DExH6, producing the protein MGKKNPLAEIAVIRLNNILEKFRESEDEVYTFESNLTNKERAVVHKACRKMGMKSKSKGRGSQRCVSVYKIKEKASSMTEKNPTNVSFSEGTKLVLQDLFAYYPPDDGELEEKVIGKYSGKSAKIRRKKDDIFSKPLMNAAEIAKKVKTLASKREKHPNMRQIDEERSKLPISGFRDAITSAVECHQIILISGETGCGKTTQVPQFLLDYMWGKGEACKILCTQPRRISATSVAERIANERGESVGENVGYKIRLESKGGRHSSIVFCTNGVLLRVLVANSRSKREDISDMTHIIMDEIHERDCFCDFMLAIIRDILPSYPHLRVVLMSATLDSERFSQYFGGCPIIRVPGFTYPVRSFYLEDVLSILKSTDDNHLIAANASDQDEDPELTEEDKIALDEAINLAWSSDDFDPLLDLISVEGGSKVHNYQHSLTGLTPLMVFAGKGRVEEVCMLLSFGVDCSLISKDGKSALDWAEQENQQEAAEIIKNHIESSQKNIGGQHLLEKYIASGNPEIIDVVLIEQLLRKICIGSNEGAILVFLPGWEDINRMKEKLLANPFFKDSSRFIIIPLHSMVPSADQKKVFNRPPLGCRKIVLSTNVAESSVTIDDVVYVIDSGRMKEKNYDPYNNVSTLQSSWVSKANAKQREGRAGRCQPGICYHLYSKLRAASMLDFQVPEIKRMPIEELCLQVKLLDPACKVEDFLRKTLDPPVSETVHNALRVLQDIGAFTQDEELTELGEKLGYLPVHPLTCRMLFFAILMNCLDPALTLACASDFKDPFVLPMRPNEKQKAAAARHELASLYGGQSDQLALIAAFECWKNAKRKGLERRFCSQYFVSSSTMNLLFGMRKQLQGELIRHGFIPDDVSSCSLNANHPGILHAVLVAGLYPMVGRILPVKQGKRLIIEAANGSKVRLHTRSVNSKLVPKKPEDCPLIMYDEITRGDGGMFIRNCTVVGPFPLLFLATEIAVAPIKGIVYDEDEDDDGADGDGDDDDDDGSDDGDGDACNTDGDEKLAVSKSGGKEDKVMSSPDNSVMVVVDRWLSFRSTALDVAQIYCLRERLLAAILFKVMHPHEVLPPVLGASVYAIAWILSYDGLSGIPTPAESVDSLTSRVRSTDINKSMPVMKDTSPNPSRFLLSLLNRSPFSCSSFQKGVKGPAVGAVTNGVESMSYNQQAPVMSAGMSLDQAALQDPTSVASGSGASKSQGSGDDSCKRQRGKRSIS; encoded by the exons ATGGGAAAGAAGAACCCCTTAGCTGAAATCGCCGTTATCCGATTAAACAACATACTTGAGAAATTTCGTGAATCAGAAGATGaag TGTATACCTTTGAATCCAACCTTACTAACAAAGAACGCGCAGTGGTGCACAAGGCATGCCGGAAAATGGGTATGAAATCCAAAAGTAAAGG GCGTGGGAGCCAGAGATGTGTCTCTGTCtataaaatcaaagagaaagcCAGCAGTATGACAGAGAAGAATCCAACTAACGTGTCATTTTCGGAGgggacaaaattggttttgcaGGACTTATTTGCATATTATCCACCAGATGATGGAGAGCTTGAAGAGAAGGTAATTGGAAAATATAGCGGAAAATCTGCTAAAATAcgaagaaagaaagatgatattttctcgaagccattgatgaatgctgcGGAGATTGCAAAGAAGGTTAAAACACTTGCATCTAAGAGAGAGAAGCATCCAAACATGAGACAG ATTGATGAAGAGAGGTCAAAGCTTCCAATTTCTGGGTTTAGGGATGCCATTACATCTGCAGTAGAATGTCACCAG ATTATCCTCATTTCTGGCGAGACTGGGTGTGGCAAGACAACACAG GTTCCACAATTTCTTTTGGACTATATGTGGGGGAAAGGTGAGGCCTGTAAAATACTGTGTACTCAGCCTCGGCGTATATCAGCTACATCAG TGGCTGAGAGAATTGCTAATGAAAGAGGGGAAAGTGTTGGAGAAAATGTTGGATACAAG ATTCGCTTGGAAAGTAAAGGCGGTCGACACTCATCAATCGTCTTCTGCACGAATGGGGTATTATTGAGAGTGCTGGTTGCAAACAGTAGATCAAAGAGAGAAGACATCTCTGACATGACTCACATTATTATG gatgaaattcatgaaaggGACTGCTTCTGTGATTTCATGTTGGCAATTATCAG GGATATACTTCCTTCGTACCCTCATCTACGGGTG GTACTGATGAGTGCTACTCTTGATTCTGAACGGTTTTCACAATATTTTGGTGGTTGCCCAATTATCCGTGTTCCTGGGTTTACATATCCT GTAAGAAGTTTCTATTTGGAGGATGTGCTTTCTATCCTGAAATCCACAGACGATAATCATCTTATTGCAGCTAATGCAAGTGACCAGGATGAAGACCCAGAATTAACTGAAGAAGATAAGATCGCATTAGATGAAGCTATTAATTTGGCTTGGTCAAGTGATGACTTTGATCCACTTTTAGATTTGATTTCTGTTGAAGGAGGGTCAAAGGTTCATAATTACCAGCATTCTTTGACTGGACTAACGCCACTAATGGTGTTTGCTGGAAAGGGTAGAGTGGAGGAAGTTTGCATGCTCCTCTCGTTTGGTGTAGACTGCAGTCTAATCTCCAAGGACGGGAAGAGTGCTTTGGATTGGGCTGAGCAGGAAAACCAGCAGGAAGCTgctgaaataattaaaaatcatattgaaAGTTCCCAAAAAAATATTGGGGGACAGCACTTACTCGAAAAGTATATAGCATCAGGTAATCCAGAAATCATTGATGTTGTTCTTATTGAACAATTACTAAGAAAGATATGTATTGGTTCAAATGAAGGAGCCATCCTTGTTTTCCTTCCTGGGTGGGAGGATATAAATAGAATGAAAGAGAAATTGCTCGCCAACCCCTTTTTTAAAGATTCTTCCAGATTTATTATAATACCTTTGCATTCAATGGTTCCATCTGCTGATCAAAAGAAGGTCTTTAATCGTCCACCTTTGGGCTGCCGCAAAATCGTTCTTTCAACCAATGTTGCCGAAAGTTCCGTTACAATCGATGATGTTGTCTATGTTATAGATAGTGGTAGAATGAAAGAGAAAAACTATGATCCATATAATAATGTATCAACCCTTCAGTCTTCATGGGTCTCCAAAGCAAATGCTAAGCAGAGAGAGGGGCGAGCTGGTCGATGTCAACCTGGAATTTGTTATCATCTTTATTCAAAACTTCGAGCAGCTTCTATGCTTGACTTTCAAGTTCCAGAAATTAAGAGAATGCCAATTGAAGAGCTCTGTTTACAG GTGAAATTGCTTGACCCAGCTTGCAAAGTAGAGGATTTCTTGCGAAAGACATTGGACCCTCCTGTTTCTGAAACTGTACATAATGCACTTAGAGTCCTTCAAGATATTGGGGCTTTCACGCAAGATGAGGAACTGACAGAACTTGGAGAGAAGCTTGGTTATCTTCCTGTTCATCCATTGACATGCAGGATGCTTTTCTTTGCCATATTGATGAATTGCCTTGATCCGGCATTGACACTAGCATGTGCATCAGACTTCAAGGATCCATTTGTCCTTCCCATGCGACCAAATGAAAAGCAGAAGGCTGCCGCTGCCAGGCATGAGCTTGCGTCTCTGTATGGTGGGCAAAGTGATCAGCTGGCACTCATAGCTGCGTTTGAGTGCTGGAAGAATGCTAAAAGAAAGGGTCTAGAGCGACGTTTTTGTTCACAATACTTTGTCTCATCAAGCACCATGAACTTGCTGTTTGGCATGCGTAAGCAGCTCCAGGGTGAACTAATACGGCATGGGTTTATTCCAGATGATGTCTCAAGTTGTAGTCTAAATGCAAATCACCCTGGAATACTCCATGCAGTCCTTGTGGCTGGTTTGTATCCAATGGTGGGGAGGATACTCCCTGTAAAACAGGGTAAACGATTAATTATAGAGGCTGCCAATGGCAGTAAAGTTCGGTTACACACTCGCTCTGTTAATTCAAAGTTAGTACCCAAGAAACCCGAAGATTGCCCCTTGATTATGTATGATGAAATAACACGTGGGGATGGGGGTATGTTCATAAGGAACTGTACTGTTGTTGGGCCATTTCCATTGTTATTTCTTGCAACAGAGATTGCAGTGGCTCCTATAAAAGGCATTGTttatgatgaagatgaagatgatgatggggctgatggtgatggtgatgatgatgatgatgatggaagtgatgatggtgatggtgatgcATGCAACACTGATGGAGATGAAAAGTTGGCTGTTAGTAAGTCAGGTGGAAAAGAAGATAAGGTCATGTCCTCTCCCGATAATTCTGTTATGGTGGTTGTTGATCGCTGGCTATCATTCAGATCAACAGCCCTTGATGTTGCTCAAATTTACTGCTTGAGAGAACGATTATTGGCAGCAATCTTATTCAAG GTAATGCATCCACACGAAGTTCTTCCTCCTGTTCTCGGGGCGTCTGTATATGCAATAGCTTGGATTCTATCTTATGATGGGTTATCAGGCATCCCAACGCCAGCAGAATCTGTAGATTCACTGACTTCGAGGGTGCGTTCTACTGATATCAACAAATCTATGCCAGTGATGAAAGATACAAGTCCCAATCCAAGTAGGTTCCTTTTGTCACTTTTGAACCGAAGCCCATTCAGCTGTTCAAGTTTCCAGAAAGGTGTTAAGGGCCCTGCAGTAGGGGCTGTAACAAATGGAGTTGAGTCCATGAGTTACAACCAACAGGCACCTGTAATGTCAGCTGGAATGAGCTTAGATCAAGCTGCGTTGCAGGACCCTACGTCAGTTGCTTCCGGTTCAGGTGCGTCTAAATCACAGGGTTCTGGAGACGATTCTTGCAAGCGACAACGCGGGAAGAGGTCTATATCTTGA
- the LOC105780285 gene encoding uncharacterized protein LOC105780285 isoform X1, translated as MGIKSYQNPAELLVKEYLLADSFIPYTSIICGICACKMVYDLTQLFSSVYFKSYPSLPKIQRTEWSNRSISTFHAMFITAMSLYFVFWSNLYSDNQYAGMVTFRSSALSTFSLGASVGYFLADLGMIIWFYPSLGGMEYVLHHLLSLAAVAYSMLTGEGQLYTFMVLISETTTPGINLRWYLDTVGMKRSKAYLVNGVVIFVAWFVARVLLFMYLFYHIYLHYDQVKQMHSYGLLLIFVVPSVLSVMNLFWFGKIIRGLRKTLAKRQ; from the exons ATGGGGATAAAATCTTACCAGAATCCAGCTGAGCTGCTGGTAAAGGAATATTTACTAGCAGATTCCTTCATCCCATACACATCAATCATTTGCGGCATTTGTGCCTGCAAGATG GTATATGATCTTACTCAGTTGTTTAGCAGTGTTTACTTTAAGAGCTATCCTAGCCTACCAAAAATTCAACGCACTGAGTGGAGCAACCG ATCCATATCAACCTTTCATGCCATGTTCATAACTGCCATGTCGTTATACTTCGTGTTTTGGTCAAACCTCTATTCTGACAACCAATATGCTGGCATGGTTACTTTCCGCAGTTCTGCATTGTCTACATTCAGTTTGGGG GCATCTGTTGGTTACTTTCTGGCTGACCTTGGTATGATCATTTGGTTTTACCCTTCTCTAGGTGGAATGGAGTAt GTCCTTCATCATCTTCTGTCATTAGCAGCTGTAGCATATTCTATGTTGACTGGGGAGGGGCAGCTTTACACCTTCATGGTACTAATCTCTGAGACTACAACGCCTGGGATCAATTTGAGATG GTATCTTGACACAGTTGGAATGAAGAGATCCAAAGCTTACTTGGTCAATGGAGTTGTAATATTTGTCGCATGGTTT GTTGCTAGAGTACTCCTGTTTATGTATCTATTTTATCACATCTACTTGCACTATGATCAG GTAAAGCAGATGCACAGCTATGGGCTATTGTTAATATTCGTTGTGCCGTCAGTCCTATCAGTTATGAACTTATTTTGGTTCGGAAAGATTATAAGGGGATTAAGGAAGACATTAGCAAAGCGGCAGTGA
- the LOC105780285 gene encoding uncharacterized protein LOC105780285 isoform X2 produces MGIKSYQNPAELLVKEYLLADSFIPYTSIICGICACKMVYDLTQLFSSVYFKSYPSLPKIQRTEWSNRSISTFHAMFITAMSLYFVFWSNLYSDNQYAGMVTFRSSALSTFSLGASVGYFLADLGMIIWFYPSLGGMEYVLHHLLSLAAVAYSMLTGEGQLYTFMVLISETTTPGINLRWYLDTVGMKRSKAYLVNGVVIFVAWLLEYSCLCIYFITSTCTMIR; encoded by the exons ATGGGGATAAAATCTTACCAGAATCCAGCTGAGCTGCTGGTAAAGGAATATTTACTAGCAGATTCCTTCATCCCATACACATCAATCATTTGCGGCATTTGTGCCTGCAAGATG GTATATGATCTTACTCAGTTGTTTAGCAGTGTTTACTTTAAGAGCTATCCTAGCCTACCAAAAATTCAACGCACTGAGTGGAGCAACCG ATCCATATCAACCTTTCATGCCATGTTCATAACTGCCATGTCGTTATACTTCGTGTTTTGGTCAAACCTCTATTCTGACAACCAATATGCTGGCATGGTTACTTTCCGCAGTTCTGCATTGTCTACATTCAGTTTGGGG GCATCTGTTGGTTACTTTCTGGCTGACCTTGGTATGATCATTTGGTTTTACCCTTCTCTAGGTGGAATGGAGTAt GTCCTTCATCATCTTCTGTCATTAGCAGCTGTAGCATATTCTATGTTGACTGGGGAGGGGCAGCTTTACACCTTCATGGTACTAATCTCTGAGACTACAACGCCTGGGATCAATTTGAGATG GTATCTTGACACAGTTGGAATGAAGAGATCCAAAGCTTACTTGGTCAATGGAGTTGTAATATTTGTCGCATG GTTGCTAGAGTACTCCTGTTTATGTATCTATTTTATCACATCTACTTGCACTATGATCAG GTAA